Proteins found in one Aethina tumida isolate Nest 87 chromosome 1, icAetTumi1.1, whole genome shotgun sequence genomic segment:
- the LOC126266511 gene encoding serine-arginine protein 55-like codes for MFTTVFVGDLNRNVLKRDLELVFKKYGKINSIIIKDRYAFIDYNYHRDALKAVDELNGSEIMGVRIRVEMAKGVLREFRRSSSHRERSHSRRSRGIRSDFRVWVHNVSHRVTCENLKEYMDTAGKVVYIHICKDGDALVEFDSLSDMFNAVHKLDDTKLKHRNIRLSVDCSYRRSTSDDM; via the coding sequence ATGTTTACAACTGTGTTTGTAGGCGACTTGAATAGAAATGTTCTCAAACGAGATTTGGAGTtagtctttaaaaaatatggcaaGATTAATAGTATCATCATAAAAGACCGCTACGCGTTCATTGACTATAATTATCATCGTGATGCCTTAAAGGCAGTTGACGAACTTAATGGAAGCGAAATAATGGGAGTACGAATTAGAGTGGAGATGGCGAAAGGTGTTCTAAGAGAGTTTCGTAGATCAAGTTCTCATCGGGAACGATCTCATTCCAGACGTTCGAGAGGTATCAGAAGTGATTTCAGAGTCTGGGTTCACAATGTATCTCACAGAGTGACTTGCGAGAACCTAAAAGAATATATGGACACTGCTGGTAAAGTtgtttacatacatatatgcAAAGATGGAGATGCACTTGTGGAATTCGATTCTTTGTCAGATATGTTTAATGCTGTTCATAAATTAGAtgatacaaaattaaagcatCGTAACATACGACTAAGTGTGGATTGCAGTTATAGAAGATCTACAAGTGATGATATGTAA
- the LOC109608437 gene encoding transcription factor IIIB 90 kDa subunit, producing the protein MSSGRKCKNCGSSDIEVDQARGDAVCTNCGSVLEDNIIVAEIQFEEGAHGTSNAIGQFVSADSKGGASKFGASFHVGGGVESRELTLKRARNGIAHLCNQLRLNQHCIDTACSFFKMALSRNLTRGRKNTHVHAACVYLTCRTEGTAHLLIDISDVLQICCYELGRTYLKLSQALCINIPAVDPCLYILRFAANLEFGAKTQQVANTALRLVQRMKRDSIHSGRRPSGLCGAALLIAARLHEFSRTALDIVKIVKVHESTIRKRLIEFGDTPSSALTLDEFMTVDLEEEQDPPSFKAARKKDKELLQKLMEEEADSISELQKQIENQLEDGRRKSRTKYSYTSSDQESQETDRFIHESTMGTIEKIMQDQSIQKTDGLLPQKGLGPNIESMGLVASLDDTSNATAAAPSLEMSLTFDDLDDAELDTYIMSEHEFQCKKGLWHKRNADYLEAQKLKAEKLKKEREEGKPEKKRKRNPRKKAMGPANSAGEAIEKIIQEKKISSKINYDVLKSLNSSTKNEPEVEEEEAAPTTTESIKRRRISSVSNYLEQSHLEKKRKNAPKTKDVGMPIMETNKEEENAKNITQSAANLSEEELDEDFEEETTQDESVDMMGVREMLQIHRENEGGDNMEYGYSYEEDYI; encoded by the exons ATGTCTTCAGGACGGAAATGTAAAAACTGTGGAAGTTCGGACATTGAAGTTGATCAAGCAAGAGGTGATGCTGTTTGTACTAACTGTGGTTCTGTCTTGGAGGACAATATTATTGTTGCTGAAATCCAATTTGAAGAAGGTGCTCATGGTACTTCGAATGCCATTGGACAGTTTGTCTCTGCTGATTCCAAAGGTGGTGCCAGCAAATTTGGAGCAT cgTTTCATGTGGGAGGTGGTGTTGAGTCCAGGGAGCTAACATTAAAGAGAGCTCGCAATGGAATTGCACACTTGTGTAATCAGCTTAGACTGAACCAACACTGTATTGATACAGCTTGTAGTTTCTTCAAAATGGCATTATCAAGAAATTTAACCAGGGGTCGCAAGAACACACACGTTCATGCGGCTTGTGTCTACCTTACCTGCCGTACTGAGGGCACAGCTC atCTATTAATTGACATAAGTGATGTCTTGCAAATTTGTTGCTATGAACTTGGAAGAACCtacttaaaattatcacaAGCCTTATGCATAAACATACCAGCTGTTG atcCTTGCTTGTATATTCTACGGTTTGCTGCTAACCTAGAATTTGGTGCTAAAACGCAGCAGGTGGCGAACACAGCCCTCCGGCTTGTGCAGAGAATGAAGCGGGATTCCATCCACTCTGGTAGAAGACCTTCCGGTTTGTGTGGTGCAG CTCTGCTAATCGCCGCCCGTCTCCATGAATTCAGCCGAACAGCCCTGGATATCGTCAAGATCGTGAAGGTTCATGAGTCTACCATACGGAAGAG aTTGATAGAATTTGGGGATACGCCAAGTAGCGCCCTGACACTAGACGAATTCATGACCGTCGATCTCGAAGAAGAACAGGATCCCCCATCATTCAAGGCCGCCCGTAAAAAGGACAAGGAACTGCTACAAAAG CTTATGGAAGAAGAGGCGGACAGTATCAGCGagttacaaaaacaaatagagAATCAATTAGAAGATGGAAGGAGAAAGAGTCGCACTAAAT actcgTATACATCGTCCGATCAAGAAAGTCAAGAAACTGATCGGTTCATACATGAGTCAACAATGGGCACTATAGAAAAGATCATGCAGGATCAGTCAATTCAAAAGACGGACGGGTTGCTCCCACAAAAAGGATTAG GTCCAAACATCGAAAGCATGGGACTGGTTGCCTCCCTGGATGATACATCCAATGCAACAGCTGCGGCTCCTTCTTTGGAAATGAGTCTCACATTCGATGACCTCGACGATGCTGAACTCGATACTTACATCATGTCAGAACACGAGTTCCAGTGTAAGAAAGGGTTGTGGCACAAGCGTAATGCTGATTATCTAGAAGCTCAAAAAT tgaAGGCAGAAAAGCTCAAAAAAGAACGGGAGGAAGGCAAACCGGAAAAGAAACGAAAACGAAACCCCAGAAAGAAAGCAATGGGTCCTGCCAATTCGGCTGGCGAAGCAATCGAAAAAATCATACAAGAGAAAAAGATATCATCCAAAATTAACTACGACGTTTTAAAGAGCCTTAATTCAAGCACTAAAAATGAACCGGAAGTAGAAGAAGAAGAAGCTGCTCCAACAACTACAGAATCAATTAAAAG gcGTCGCATTTCTTCGGTATCAAACTATTTAGAGCAAAGTCACTTAGAGAAGAAAAGAAAGAATGCGCCGAAAACAAAAGATGTTGGTATGCCAATTATGGAAACGaataaagaagaagaaaatgcTAAGAATATTACTCAGTCAGCAGCAAAct TATCGGAAGAAGAACTGGATGAAGATTTTGAAGAAGAAACTACTCAGGATGAATCCGTTGATATGATGGGTGTACGTGAAATGTTGCAAATACACCGCGAAAATGAAGGTGGAGACAATATGGAATATGGCTATAGTTATGAAGAagattacatataa